In Desulforhopalus sp., a single genomic region encodes these proteins:
- a CDS encoding FliI/YscN family ATPase — MELNAQHIRDLNLIKVWGKVTRIVGLVIEGYCPHASIGSLCEITQMDERGGIYAEIVGFKDNKALLMPLGEIRGLGPGSLIRIVRDSATIGVGNSLLGRVVDAMEVPQDGLPKPVVTEEKALYSLPPSAMERQNITDSLDLGIRAINGLITCGMGQRMGIMAGSGIGKSVLLGMMSKFAKADVNVIALIGERGREVREFIERDLGKEGLARSVIVVVTSDQSPLLRMRGAFVATAIAEYFCNQGKNVLLMMDSVTRFAMAMREIGLAIGEPPTTKGYTPSVFATLPKLLERAGRFRDKGSITGLYTVLVDGDDMTEPVADSVRSILDGHIVLSRAIAARNHFPAIDILNSASRVMRDIVSPRHQELAGRAREVLARYAEAEDLINIGAYVKGSNAKIDYAVSKIDAINTFLRQNFTETDTLQHSVEQLGMVLSERKDEEPAKKNRRQSDKA; from the coding sequence AAATCACCCAGATGGACGAAAGGGGGGGGATTTATGCAGAGATAGTCGGCTTTAAAGATAATAAAGCGCTCCTCATGCCCCTTGGCGAAATTCGTGGCCTTGGCCCAGGCAGTCTTATTCGTATTGTCCGGGACAGCGCCACTATAGGCGTCGGCAATAGCCTTCTCGGCCGGGTTGTCGATGCCATGGAGGTTCCTCAGGACGGCCTCCCCAAACCTGTCGTTACCGAAGAAAAGGCCCTCTACTCTCTTCCTCCCAGTGCCATGGAAAGACAGAATATCACCGATTCTCTCGACCTTGGCATTCGTGCCATCAACGGCCTTATTACCTGCGGGATGGGTCAAAGAATGGGCATTATGGCCGGCTCCGGTATTGGTAAGAGTGTCCTCCTCGGTATGATGTCGAAATTTGCCAAGGCCGATGTCAACGTAATAGCCCTAATTGGCGAGCGTGGCAGGGAGGTCCGTGAATTCATCGAGCGAGACCTGGGAAAGGAAGGCCTGGCCAGGTCGGTTATCGTTGTCGTCACTTCCGACCAATCACCGCTGCTTCGAATGCGCGGCGCCTTTGTGGCCACGGCAATTGCCGAATACTTCTGCAATCAGGGCAAAAATGTCTTGCTGATGATGGATTCGGTGACCCGTTTTGCTATGGCCATGCGCGAAATAGGCTTAGCCATTGGTGAACCGCCAACAACCAAGGGCTACACGCCTTCGGTCTTCGCCACCCTGCCAAAACTCCTTGAAAGGGCTGGAAGATTCCGCGATAAAGGCTCAATAACAGGCCTTTATACCGTCCTTGTTGATGGTGATGACATGACCGAACCAGTCGCCGACTCGGTACGATCCATCCTCGATGGCCACATCGTCTTGTCCCGCGCCATTGCCGCAAGAAACCATTTCCCGGCCATTGATATCCTCAATTCCGCCAGCCGGGTTATGCGCGATATAGTCTCGCCCCGACATCAGGAACTTGCCGGCAGGGCCCGTGAGGTCCTTGCCCGCTACGCCGAAGCTGAGGACCTTATTAATATCGGTGCCTACGTTAAAGGCTCAAATGCAAAAATTGATTACGCCGTCAGCAAGATCGATGCGATAAACACCTTCCTACGGCAAAACTTCACCGAAACCGACACGTTACAACACTCGGTTGAGCAACTGGGTATGGTCCTCAGCGAACGCAAAGACGAAGAACCGGCTAAGAAAAATCGCCGGCAATCCGATAAAGCTTAG
- the fliJ gene encoding flagellar export protein FliJ, producing MKPFSLNNVLAYRKRLEDIAQNRFFEARKVHQLIEQKLAEENCILTELAGRSEHLQSEGVNITELIRYEERILQVKANIQAIAKNLAEKAEILKREHQNLINRARERQIMERLKERQDKAWAAHLDKKETAMLDEIAILRHESEQN from the coding sequence ATGAAGCCATTCTCCCTGAATAATGTCCTTGCCTATCGAAAACGCCTGGAAGACATTGCCCAAAATCGGTTTTTCGAGGCGAGAAAGGTGCACCAGCTAATTGAGCAAAAGCTTGCCGAGGAAAACTGCATTCTTACAGAGCTCGCTGGCCGGAGCGAACATCTGCAGTCCGAAGGAGTAAATATTACCGAGTTGATCCGCTACGAGGAAAGAATCCTCCAGGTCAAGGCAAATATTCAGGCTATTGCCAAAAATCTTGCAGAAAAGGCCGAGATCCTCAAGCGGGAGCACCAAAATCTCATCAACCGGGCCAGGGAAAGACAAATCATGGAGCGATTGAAAGAGCGCCAGGACAAGGCCTGGGCGGCGCATCTCGACAAGAAGGAAACCGCCATGCTCGACGAGATTGCAATACTCCGTCACGAATCCGAGCAAAATTAA
- a CDS encoding flagellar hook-length control protein FliK yields MGEADAEPLPLPQAPKSQGVKPERDAILTQLQKIIESNDEYGKLSITINGSTLKVMPGAGGYQLPVSTVNAPDEAQTLTAAATTSFSEVEPESNSIILPNNTEVPAADKANQNLNSVRHTIRQQYYEGKMILQEGQEKEAAPEDNRQSNTPMANTAVTGESGIAPAVSTDQSSTFAQPLASIQEGQKLPAAETTRPVTLPSGTLVHQEEVIRQIAERFQISRRDLDTRVNIQLHPAELGELKIDLTVKDGTISANVIANSHYTQEIIERNMARLRTVLENQGFIIDDITVTAKSESADDFNLFDQQLFSRNDYTPPAAKNTGNAEALFSLDVAGMYQQPAEISGVNVKI; encoded by the coding sequence TTGGGCGAGGCCGACGCCGAACCCTTGCCGCTGCCTCAGGCTCCGAAATCCCAGGGTGTCAAGCCGGAACGAGATGCGATTCTCACACAATTACAGAAGATTATCGAAAGCAATGACGAATATGGCAAATTATCGATCACCATCAATGGCAGCACCTTGAAGGTTATGCCCGGAGCAGGTGGCTATCAATTGCCCGTATCAACAGTCAATGCCCCCGATGAAGCCCAAACCTTGACGGCTGCTGCAACCACTAGCTTTTCTGAGGTTGAGCCTGAAAGCAATTCAATCATTTTACCGAACAACACCGAAGTGCCAGCCGCCGATAAGGCCAATCAGAATCTCAACTCGGTTCGGCACACTATCCGGCAACAATATTATGAAGGAAAAATGATTCTCCAAGAAGGACAAGAGAAGGAAGCAGCTCCAGAAGACAACCGGCAAAGTAATACGCCCATGGCCAATACCGCTGTAACTGGGGAAAGCGGTATTGCGCCCGCGGTTTCAACGGATCAATCCAGCACCTTCGCCCAGCCTTTGGCCTCTATACAGGAAGGACAAAAACTCCCTGCCGCCGAGACGACAAGGCCGGTGACTTTGCCATCTGGAACCCTTGTTCATCAAGAAGAAGTTATCCGCCAGATCGCCGAACGGTTTCAAATTTCGAGACGGGATCTTGATACCCGCGTCAACATACAGTTGCATCCGGCAGAGCTCGGTGAATTAAAAATCGATCTCACTGTAAAAGATGGCACAATTAGCGCAAATGTTATCGCAAACAGCCACTATACCCAGGAAATTATCGAAAGGAATATGGCCAGGCTAAGAACTGTTCTGGAAAACCAGGGGTTTATTATTGATGATATCACGGTTACGGCAAAGTCCGAATCCGCCGATGATTTCAATCTCTTCGACCAGCAGCTCTTCAGCCGCAATGACTACACCCCGCCTGCCGCAAAAAATACTGGAAATGCCGAAGCCCTCTTTAGTCTTGATGTCGCCGGTATGTATCAACAGCCGGCAGAGATAAGCGGCGTCAATGTAAAAATCTAA
- a CDS encoding flagellar hook assembly protein FlgD has translation MSNYIESINQAATASAGATTAKNKDDAVMGKQDFLTLLVAQLQNQDPLNPDDPTEFTAQLAQFSSLEQLFTLNESMNNMVTSNANSDRLSTLSTIGKDVSYTASSFDFTGDPIELGYKLDGPASAVTLSLQLNGVTVASLKGTELTAGNHYLTWDGLTKSGVKAPVGNYKIVLEAKAAADGTVEATPLIKSEVTGVDLGGESGGTLITKAGEVSFNGIIGVYDPNKTTTTSATAATTASETAEEVNKTLNTVAEITDTAKDIL, from the coding sequence ATGAGCAATTATATAGAATCCATAAACCAAGCAGCAACCGCCTCCGCAGGGGCAACTACTGCTAAAAACAAAGACGACGCGGTAATGGGCAAGCAGGATTTTCTTACCTTGCTTGTCGCACAGCTGCAAAATCAGGATCCATTAAATCCCGACGACCCGACGGAATTCACGGCTCAATTGGCCCAGTTCAGCTCTCTTGAACAGCTTTTCACTCTCAACGAGAGCATGAACAACATGGTGACCTCAAATGCCAATTCCGACCGTCTCTCGACCCTCAGCACTATTGGTAAGGATGTTTCCTATACGGCAAGCAGCTTTGATTTTACCGGGGATCCCATCGAACTTGGCTACAAACTTGATGGCCCGGCATCGGCTGTAACCTTGTCCCTGCAACTCAACGGTGTCACGGTCGCATCTCTTAAGGGTACCGAACTGACTGCGGGCAATCACTATTTAACCTGGGACGGTTTAACAAAAAGCGGTGTGAAGGCACCGGTCGGCAACTACAAGATCGTCCTTGAGGCAAAGGCAGCGGCCGATGGGACGGTTGAAGCAACTCCGCTTATTAAATCGGAAGTGACAGGGGTTGATCTCGGTGGGGAGTCTGGTGGCACTCTTATAACCAAAGCCGGTGAGGTCTCCTTCAATGGCATCATCGGCGTCTATGACCCGAATAAGACTACAACTACATCGGCAACAGCCGCCACAACTGCCTCAGAAACTGCTGAAGAAGTCAACAAAACCCTAAACACTGTGGCAGAAATTACCGATACAGCAAAAGACATATTGTGA
- a CDS encoding flagellar hook protein FlgE yields the protein MGISSALYSGVSGLNTNSQAMSVIGNNLANTNTVGFKGSRTVFADLLSSSINGSGGVSQVGRGVGMSKVDQVFSQGTFESTESNLDVAIEGEGFFILKEPGDESAYYSRAGAFRFDEDGFLINPEGFRVQGKQFDVNGELLPGDASDIQVASTGLIEGNATSSLVLTTNLDSSEPIITAAFDYTDDNTFTYSSSAQVFDSLGNPHLLTTYFIKTASNTWGVRWSAETDAVPPVVLQGALPNLTFTSDGVLTNSVLVPPTDTVATIPAASLAWNNGTTNTAIDITFETTQFNSESVVISQNQNGFGAGNLTGVEIDPDGIVIASYSNGQQTKIAQLVLGKFVNPNGLRLVGSNLYSETTSSGPARTGLPGPELGKVFTNSLEQSNVDMGAEFVRMITAQRGFQANSKIITTVDELLGELINLKR from the coding sequence ATGGGAATTTCAAGTGCACTATACAGCGGAGTCAGCGGTCTCAACACCAACTCCCAGGCGATGAGTGTTATCGGCAACAATCTAGCTAACACCAATACCGTCGGTTTCAAAGGATCGCGAACGGTTTTTGCCGACCTCCTGTCTTCCTCGATCAATGGCTCGGGCGGTGTCTCTCAGGTAGGCCGAGGTGTCGGTATGTCGAAAGTCGATCAGGTCTTCAGTCAGGGGACCTTTGAGTCGACCGAGTCCAACCTGGATGTCGCCATTGAGGGCGAGGGCTTCTTTATTCTTAAGGAACCAGGCGACGAATCTGCCTACTACTCACGCGCCGGTGCCTTTCGCTTCGACGAGGATGGTTTTCTGATCAACCCGGAAGGTTTCAGAGTCCAAGGCAAACAATTCGATGTCAACGGCGAGTTGCTTCCTGGCGATGCCTCGGATATCCAGGTTGCCAGTACTGGACTTATCGAAGGAAATGCCACTTCCAGCCTCGTCCTGACAACGAACCTCGATTCCTCAGAACCAATAATTACCGCTGCTTTTGATTACACAGACGATAATACCTTCACCTATTCATCCTCAGCCCAGGTCTTTGACTCACTTGGCAACCCGCATTTATTGACAACCTATTTCATCAAAACCGCCAGCAATACCTGGGGAGTACGGTGGAGTGCCGAAACCGATGCAGTGCCACCGGTAGTTTTGCAGGGAGCACTTCCCAATCTGACCTTTACCTCCGACGGTGTCCTGACTAACTCCGTTCTCGTTCCACCCACCGATACTGTGGCAACCATTCCCGCAGCCAGCTTGGCTTGGAACAACGGCACGACCAATACCGCTATCGACATTACCTTTGAAACCACTCAGTTCAATAGCGAATCCGTCGTTATCTCCCAAAACCAGAACGGCTTTGGAGCCGGTAACCTGACCGGAGTCGAAATAGATCCGGATGGCATAGTCATCGCCTCATACTCCAACGGTCAACAAACCAAAATTGCCCAACTGGTTTTAGGAAAGTTCGTCAACCCCAATGGGCTTAGATTGGTCGGCAGCAACCTTTACAGCGAGACTACCTCTTCCGGTCCCGCCAGAACCGGCCTGCCGGGACCGGAGCTGGGCAAGGTGTTCACCAACTCTCTCGAACAGTCAAACGTTGATATGGGTGCGGAATTTGTACGAATGATCACCGCTCAGCGTGGTTTCCAGGCCAACTCCAAGATCATTACAACCGTTGACGAGTTACTTGGTGAGTTGATAAACCTTAAACGCTAA
- a CDS encoding flagellar basal body-associated FliL family protein gives MAEKKEAAPVESGSKKKLLIMIGAGVLVLLIGIGVATFFLLKKAPEPKEVKDPAKQVQVPDLNQATDIGPQVNIDEFIVNIISGDTAHYVKIALTVELTNEEVKGEVEKRMPQMRDAILLLIGNKTFEELQDLQGKKQLKAEITSKINSFLKAGKVKAVYFTNFVVQ, from the coding sequence ATGGCGGAAAAAAAGGAAGCTGCACCTGTCGAAAGCGGCAGCAAAAAGAAGCTCTTAATAATGATCGGCGCCGGGGTTCTGGTTCTTTTGATCGGAATCGGCGTGGCAACCTTCTTCCTATTGAAAAAAGCCCCTGAGCCAAAAGAGGTAAAAGATCCGGCAAAACAGGTGCAAGTACCTGACCTCAACCAGGCAACGGACATAGGCCCTCAGGTGAATATTGATGAATTCATTGTCAATATCATCAGCGGCGATACCGCCCATTACGTCAAGATCGCCTTGACGGTTGAATTGACCAATGAAGAGGTAAAAGGCGAGGTAGAAAAGAGGATGCCGCAGATGCGCGACGCGATTCTTCTGCTGATTGGCAATAAGACCTTCGAGGAGCTGCAAGACCTTCAAGGTAAAAAGCAGTTGAAGGCGGAAATCACCAGCAAGATCAATTCATTTTTAAAAGCCGGCAAGGTAAAAGCAGTATATTTCACCAACTTCGTCGTGCAATAG
- a CDS encoding FliM/FliN family flagellar motor switch protein, whose translation MEQILSKTEISDLLRAIHDGRVSLDLEEKHEPQFLECTPANLFQLTKPDSELFRIPNFDIILDAFCRSYSTSISNQLQRSFTITRTSLQSFEFQKFMADKTNPGAIGILDLNPLKYGAMIILDPVLSFSVLEIMLGASADLQSLHLDRKLTALELTILKAILSDACIDLNKAFSQLLEMDSALIKLENNARLVSIVEPEAEVIVGTFMVKVGDHSGEIHLIFPFATLEPLRDSLRELLNIPTITKSSWQQVLEDEVQEVPATVTALSGNLTLSINQLLRLQAGDILDIPYDPNAPLKVLVEDKIKFLAIPGTHNGKKAISLTGLYQ comes from the coding sequence ATGGAACAGATTCTCAGTAAAACCGAAATCTCAGACCTTCTCAGGGCTATCCACGATGGCAGGGTGTCTCTTGATCTTGAGGAAAAACATGAGCCTCAATTTCTCGAATGCACCCCAGCGAATCTCTTCCAGCTCACCAAACCCGACAGCGAACTCTTTCGAATCCCCAATTTTGATATCATCCTTGACGCTTTCTGCAGGTCATACTCAACCTCAATCAGCAATCAGCTGCAACGCTCCTTTACCATTACCAGAACCTCTCTGCAGAGCTTTGAGTTCCAAAAGTTCATGGCAGACAAAACCAATCCTGGCGCCATTGGCATCCTCGACCTCAATCCACTGAAGTATGGCGCGATGATCATTCTCGACCCGGTATTATCCTTTTCAGTGCTGGAGATAATGCTCGGTGCTTCCGCCGATCTGCAGTCGCTGCACCTCGATCGCAAACTGACCGCGCTCGAGTTGACCATTTTGAAAGCCATCCTCTCCGATGCCTGCATTGATCTCAACAAGGCGTTCTCGCAACTGCTGGAGATGGATTCCGCCCTGATCAAGCTTGAAAATAACGCCCGTTTAGTGTCAATCGTCGAGCCTGAGGCCGAGGTTATTGTCGGCACCTTCATGGTAAAAGTCGGTGACCATTCTGGAGAGATTCATCTTATTTTCCCCTTTGCCACCCTTGAGCCTCTTCGAGATTCTTTGCGGGAACTCCTCAATATACCGACCATTACCAAGAGTTCATGGCAACAGGTACTGGAGGATGAGGTGCAGGAAGTGCCGGCGACGGTCACCGCTCTGTCCGGCAACCTCACCCTCAGCATCAACCAGTTATTACGCCTCCAGGCGGGGGATATCCTGGACATACCATATGATCCCAATGCTCCGCTGAAGGTTCTTGTCGAAGATAAGATCAAATTTCTAGCTATTCCCGGAACGCATAATGGCAAGAAAGCCATCAGTCTCACCGGCCTTTACCAATGA
- the fliN gene encoding flagellar motor switch protein FliN, translating into MVTPGNTRPAPEEIKELLQSDATGGSRSAPAVDPKGNRGLDFLYDIPLQISVEVGRSKILLKDLLKMSEGYVIELDKLAGEPLDLYVNSRLIARGEAVMVGDKFGIRLTDVVSTSDRIENLG; encoded by the coding sequence ATGGTTACACCAGGCAATACTCGTCCGGCCCCGGAAGAAATCAAAGAACTCCTGCAAAGCGATGCCACCGGTGGCTCAAGATCGGCACCGGCCGTCGACCCAAAAGGTAATCGAGGACTGGATTTCCTCTACGATATTCCTCTGCAGATATCTGTTGAGGTCGGCAGAAGCAAGATCCTCCTCAAGGACCTTCTGAAAATGAGTGAGGGGTATGTTATTGAACTCGACAAACTCGCTGGTGAACCCCTTGATCTCTACGTCAATTCTCGACTCATAGCGCGTGGTGAAGCGGTCATGGTCGGGGATAAATTCGGTATTCGTCTTACCGATGTCGTGAGCACCTCCGACCGTATAGAAAATCTCGGTTAA
- a CDS encoding flagellar biosynthetic protein FliO, whose translation MTLAGKSRTFPVLSILFFFCQTPEIAHPASTAPVIEMESYLRMIWGLLVVLGIILALYGLLRKRFSLLAGNPGKSIQILEIKPLMGKKSLCLVTVKGNEYLIGISNDRIDHIATLPGTTGPSFEATLRATEAEQRL comes from the coding sequence ATGACCCTTGCCGGAAAATCCCGCACCTTTCCTGTACTGTCGATCCTTTTCTTCTTTTGCCAGACACCGGAAATAGCGCATCCCGCTTCGACAGCTCCGGTAATTGAAATGGAAAGCTATTTGAGGATGATCTGGGGTCTTCTGGTCGTCTTAGGCATTATTCTGGCCCTGTATGGCCTCCTGCGCAAACGCTTTTCCCTCCTTGCCGGCAATCCTGGAAAAAGTATCCAAATTCTTGAGATCAAACCCCTTATGGGGAAAAAATCGCTGTGCCTGGTCACAGTAAAGGGTAATGAATACCTGATTGGAATCAGCAATGACCGGATTGATCACATCGCCACCCTTCCCGGTACAACCGGTCCATCGTTTGAGGCAACGCTCAGGGCCACGGAGGCGGAGCAACGGCTATGA
- the fliP gene encoding flagellar type III secretion system pore protein FliP (The bacterial flagellar biogenesis protein FliP forms a type III secretion system (T3SS)-type pore required for flagellar assembly.) translates to MKRPASFCMACIVVLTAVVGIVLLAENCRAVGLPTVTFGVEDAQNPKQVSSALQVLLLLTVLSMAPAILLMTTCFTRIVIVLGFVRQAMGTQNMPPTQVILGLSLFLSFFVMSPTLNKINEEALQPYMKEELSQADALEKGLAPLREFMFSQVREEELTLLTEITMKNEPVQHEDIPTMTLIPAFMLSELKRAFQMGFMIYIPFLVIDMIVSSVLMSMGMMMLPPIIISMPFKLLLFVLVDGWSLVVGSLIKSFG, encoded by the coding sequence ATGAAACGGCCGGCCTCGTTCTGCATGGCGTGCATCGTCGTTCTCACGGCGGTCGTTGGTATCGTCCTCCTGGCTGAAAATTGCCGGGCCGTCGGCCTGCCGACCGTGACCTTTGGCGTCGAAGACGCCCAAAACCCCAAGCAAGTCTCCTCTGCCCTGCAGGTTCTCCTCCTATTGACCGTTCTTTCGATGGCTCCGGCAATCCTGTTGATGACCACCTGTTTTACCAGAATCGTCATCGTTTTGGGTTTTGTCCGCCAGGCGATGGGCACGCAAAACATGCCTCCCACCCAGGTAATTCTTGGCTTGTCCCTCTTCCTTTCGTTTTTTGTCATGTCTCCGACTCTCAATAAAATCAATGAGGAAGCCCTGCAACCATACATGAAGGAAGAACTCAGCCAGGCGGACGCACTGGAAAAGGGATTGGCCCCCCTGCGCGAATTTATGTTCAGCCAAGTCCGAGAGGAAGAATTAACCCTGCTCACCGAGATCACCATGAAGAATGAGCCGGTTCAGCATGAGGATATTCCGACCATGACCCTTATTCCGGCTTTCATGTTGTCCGAGCTCAAACGTGCCTTCCAAATGGGTTTTATGATTTATATTCCTTTTCTGGTCATCGATATGATCGTCTCGTCAGTCCTGATGTCGATGGGTATGATGATGCTTCCGCCGATCATTATCTCCATGCCGTTTAAGCTCCTCCTCTTTGTCCTTGTCGACGGCTGGAGCCTTGTGGTCGGGTCGTTGATCAAGAGCTTTGGCTAG
- the fliQ gene encoding flagellar biosynthesis protein FliQ, whose product MTPEIAIDICRKAIQTILLGSAPMLIIGMIIGLLVSIFQAATQINEQTLTFVPKIIAVFVTMLIFGPWLIKLLTVFTAGLFETMVTL is encoded by the coding sequence ATGACTCCCGAAATTGCCATCGATATCTGTCGCAAGGCGATTCAGACCATCCTCCTTGGTTCAGCGCCTATGCTGATCATCGGCATGATCATTGGCTTGCTGGTTTCCATTTTCCAGGCAGCTACCCAAATCAACGAGCAAACCCTTACCTTTGTCCCTAAAATTATCGCCGTCTTTGTAACCATGCTGATTTTTGGACCATGGCTCATCAAACTTCTCACTGTTTTCACGGCGGGTCTGTTTGAAACCATGGTCACCCTTTGA
- the fliR gene encoding flagellar biosynthetic protein FliR yields MEFPLLPIDQLQTFLIVTSRIAGFVSAIPVFVSAQTPGRVKTSLVMVISLMLYPVMAGAVPRMDFSPVPFFLLILSEVLLGLLLGLVARLIFTAVEFGATVIGYQMGFAAAEIFDPQSERQVALVSQFQNVFAIMIFLAINGHHIFLRAVVLSYDLLPPGQFDVSGEAVPFLMQLASHMFIIGVQFSAPVLAVLLLSGLILGILARVFPQLNVFLLSFPINIGAGLVVIALTLDLAANLIRREFDTLPERIFTLLNYLSL; encoded by the coding sequence GTGGAATTTCCCCTCCTTCCAATTGATCAGCTGCAAACCTTTCTCATAGTCACCAGCAGAATTGCCGGCTTTGTTTCGGCCATTCCGGTCTTTGTATCCGCCCAGACTCCGGGACGGGTTAAAACCTCCCTGGTCATGGTCATCTCCCTTATGCTGTACCCGGTCATGGCCGGAGCCGTGCCCCGGATGGATTTCAGCCCTGTTCCTTTCTTCTTGCTTATCCTTTCCGAGGTTCTCCTCGGCCTGCTTCTCGGCCTTGTCGCCAGATTGATATTTACCGCCGTCGAATTTGGAGCGACGGTGATCGGTTACCAGATGGGTTTCGCCGCCGCCGAAATTTTTGATCCCCAAAGCGAACGGCAGGTGGCGCTCGTATCGCAATTCCAGAATGTCTTTGCCATCATGATTTTTCTGGCAATAAACGGCCATCACATCTTTCTGCGTGCCGTGGTCTTATCCTACGACCTGCTCCCGCCAGGTCAGTTCGATGTATCCGGCGAGGCCGTCCCCTTCCTCATGCAGCTGGCTTCCCACATGTTCATCATCGGCGTACAATTCAGCGCCCCGGTACTTGCGGTGCTCCTTCTGTCCGGCCTGATTCTCGGCATCCTTGCCAGGGTATTTCCCCAGCTCAACGTCTTTCTCCTCTCCTTCCCCATCAACATCGGCGCCGGTCTCGTTGTCATCGCTTTGACACTCGATCTGGCTGCAAATCTTATCAGACGGGAATTTGACACTCTTCCCGAACGGATTTTCACCTTATTGAATTATCTCAGCTTGTAA
- the flhB gene encoding flagellar biosynthesis protein FlhB gives MAEDSPSGGERTEEPSSKRREDFRKKGQVAQSKEVQTAALLSITLLFWLMYLPIFWKSFIELIFSIWQASGEYQLTATSTISLATFLLQKIGLLLAPLFLVVVLVSFLSSFAQFGWLLTSNPLIPDFSKLDPIGGMARFFSKRSMIELLKSLLKVCLIGWVAYSTILDHFNEALILIDTDIGTTLRYLAKISALVMGKICAILILLAFLDFMFIKWEMEEKMKMTKQELKEEFKQSEGDPHIKSQIRAIQQEMARKRMMAEVPKADVVVTNPTHLAVAIRYNAKEMDAPVVVAKGADLLAMKIREIATDSKVPIFENPPVARLLHKLDLGEHIPEHLFKVIAEILAHVYSLKGKGP, from the coding sequence ATGGCAGAAGACAGCCCCAGTGGCGGCGAACGGACGGAAGAACCCTCATCGAAACGGCGAGAGGATTTCCGGAAGAAGGGCCAGGTTGCTCAAAGCAAAGAGGTGCAAACTGCGGCCCTGCTGTCGATTACCTTGCTATTTTGGCTGATGTATCTGCCGATTTTCTGGAAATCTTTTATAGAACTTATCTTCTCCATCTGGCAGGCAAGCGGTGAATACCAACTCACCGCCACCTCTACTATTTCCCTTGCGACCTTTCTTTTGCAGAAAATTGGTCTTCTCCTCGCCCCCCTGTTTCTTGTGGTGGTCCTTGTTTCATTTCTTTCCAGTTTCGCGCAATTCGGCTGGCTTCTCACCAGCAATCCGCTTATTCCGGATTTTTCAAAGCTCGATCCCATAGGGGGCATGGCCCGGTTCTTTTCAAAGAGATCAATGATCGAACTCCTCAAATCATTATTGAAGGTGTGCCTCATTGGTTGGGTTGCCTATTCAACTATTCTTGACCATTTCAATGAGGCCCTCATTCTCATCGACACCGACATAGGAACCACTTTACGCTATCTCGCCAAAATTTCAGCTCTTGTCATGGGCAAGATCTGCGCCATCCTCATCCTCCTGGCATTTCTCGATTTTATGTTCATCAAATGGGAGATGGAGGAGAAAATGAAGATGACCAAACAAGAACTCAAGGAAGAGTTTAAGCAGAGTGAGGGTGACCCACACATTAAGTCGCAAATACGCGCCATCCAACAGGAAATGGCACGTAAACGCATGATGGCCGAGGTTCCCAAAGCCGATGTCGTTGTCACTAACCCTACCCATCTGGCGGTGGCTATTCGCTATAATGCCAAGGAGATGGATGCCCCGGTAGTGGTGGCGAAGGGAGCCGACTTACTGGCCATGAAAATCCGCGAGATCGCCACAGACAGCAAGGTCCCTATATTTGAAAACCCACCCGTGGCTCGATTATTGCATAAATTGGATCTGGGAGAGCATATCCCCGAGCATCTCTTTAAAGTCATTGCTGAGATTCTCGCCCATGTGTATTCACTGAAAGGCAAAGGACCCTGA